A region of Salvia splendens isolate huo1 chromosome 17, SspV2, whole genome shotgun sequence DNA encodes the following proteins:
- the LOC121773642 gene encoding protein MOR1-like isoform X2, translating to MSNIKEVEAIQALGNLARGLRTHFSASCRFLLPVLLEKLKEKKPTSTEALTQTLQAMHKSGCLSLTDTVEDVKVAVKNKVPLVRSLTLSWVTFCIETSNKAVILKVHKEYVPICMESLNDGTPDVRDAAFSALAAIAKMVGMRPLEKSLEKLDDVRQKKLSEMIGGSTGDPSTLPNSGVAQSSGGVVTTGASDSSFVKRSAASMLSGKKPIAAAPAATKKAASGKSSTNKKSDGGGQTTKVSKPVEHEDVEPTEMSLEEIESRLGSLIQAETITQLKSAVWKERLEAIVSFKEQVESQTDLDPSVEMLIRLLCVIPGWNEKNVQVQQQVIDIVTHIAATASKFPKKCVVLCLSGITERVADIKTRAQAMKCLSTFCEAVGPGFIFERMYKIMKEHKNPKVLSEGLLWMVSSVDDFGTSHIKLKDLIDFCKDVGLQSSAAATRNATVKLIGVLHKFVGPDIKGFLSDVKPALLSTLDAEYEKNPHEASAVPKKVVKVTDSTSSAVTGGMDGLPREDISEKITPTLLKGLESSDWKIRLESIESVTKILEEANKRILPAGTGELFGALKGRLHDSNKNLIIATLSTIGALATAMGQPVEKSSKGILSDVLKCLGDNKKHMRECTLSTLDAWLGAAHLDKMLPYVTAVLTDAKVGAEGRKDLFDWLTRQLAGLAEFPDAIQLLKPTASAMTDKSADVRKAAEACFNEILRVCGQETVSKNLRDIQGSALAIISERLKPYGAFLDNYDSGRSVSSSMTSKNSLKTAKPNGHGDRASRHGSRNAPSRAVPSKGSRQESISSVQDINIQSQALISLKDSNKDDRERIIVRRFKFEELRIEQIQDLENDVMKYFREDLHRRLLSADFKKQVDGIEMLQKALPSMGREVIEVLDILLKWFVLRFCESNTSCLLKVLEFLPELLDLLRNEGYTMTEAEATIFLPCLVEKSGHNIEKVREKMRELMKQVIQTYSAAKTFPYILEGLRSRNNRTRIESADHVGFLLDNYGAEISSQLKSLQIVASLTAERDGDTRKAALNTLAIGYKILGDDIWRYVGKLTEAQRSMLDDRFKWKAREMEKRKEGRPGEARAALRRSVRENVSDPAEQSGDLSRSMGIPTFNRENYGLPEIHTDRLPMPRAYSGVGLTDWNEALEIIEYGSPEQAVEGMKVVCHELAQATADPEGSTMDDIVKDADRLVSCLANKVAKTFDFSLTGASSRSCKYVLNTLMQTFQNKRLAYAVKEITLDSLITELLLWLLDDRVPQMDDGSQLLRALNVLMLKILDNAERTSSFAVLINLLRPLDPSRWPSPASNESLAIRNQKFSDLVVKCLIKLTKVLQNTIYDVDLDRILQSIHVYLQELGMDEIRKRAGADDKPLRMVKTVLHELVKLRGTAIKGHLSMVPIDMQPQPIILAYIDLNLQTLAAARMLTPSGPVGQTHWSDSTANNAAPATHSADAQLKQELAAIFKKIGDKQTCSIGLYELYRITQLYPQVDIFAQLQNASEAFRTYIRDGLAQMEKNAAEGRTPSSVPLSTPPPATLNLSPRYGAVPPVNADPLNDSRNMNAGGEPPNFSLPPSFAEDDHRLVNAQKASYDPSGLQQNFDEPRNDRMPIGVSNGTLDAIRERMKSIQLAAGGVNPESRSRPLVQVNGNVSEGHGTMQGGILPMDEKALSGLQARMERLKSGSFDSM from the exons ATGTCGAACATTAAAGAAG TTGAAGCAATTCAAGCACTGGGCAACCTTGCTAGGGGTCTGAGAACCCATTTTTCGGCCAGTTGTCGCTTCTTATTGCCTGTACTACTG GAGAAATTGAAAGAGAAGAAGCCTACTTCAACGGAGGCCCTTACCCAAACTCTTCAGGCAATGCACAAGTCCGGATGCTTGAGTCTAACTGACACTGTTGAAG ATGTGAAGGTGGCAGTGAAAAACAAAGTTCCTCTTGTAAGGTCGTTGACGTTGAGCTGGGTTACATTCTGCATTGAAACCAGTAACAAAGCGGTCATACTTAAGGTTCACAAGGAATATGTTCCCATATGCATGGAG TCCCTTAATGATGGAACACCTGATGTGAGGGATGCAGCTTTCTCAGCTTTGGCAGCTATTGCCAAG ATGGTTGGTATGAGACCTTTGGAGAAGTCTCTAGAAAAGCTGGATGACGTCAGACAAAAGAAGTTATCTGAAATGATTGGGGGGTCGACAGGGGATCCTTCTACTCTTCCAAACTCAG GTGTGGCTCAATCTTCTGGTGGAGTTGTGACCACAGGG GCCTCTGATTCATCATTTGTTAAAAGATCAGCAGCTAGCATGCTTAGTGGAAAGAAGCCTATTGCCGCAGCT CCTGCTGCCACTAAGAAAGCGGCGTCTGGAAAATCTAGTACCAACAAAAAGAGTGATGGAGGAGGACAAACAACAAAAGTTTCTAAGCCTGTGGAGCATGAAGATGTTGAG CCGACAGAAATGAGTTTGGAAGAGATTGAGAGCAGATTAGGATCTCTTATTCAAGCAGAGACAATTACTCAACTAAAAAGTGCCGTGTGGAAAGAGCGGCTTGAAG cTATTGTGTCTTTTAAGGAGCAGGTTGAATCACAAACAGATTTGGATCCATCTGTTGAAATGTTGATCCGTTTACTTTGTGTTATTCCTGGCTGGAATGAGAAAAATGTGCAG GTCCAGCAACAAGTTATAGATATTGTCACTCACATTGCTGCGACAGCATCAAAGTTTCCTAAAAAGTGTGTTGTGCTTTGCCTTTCAG GTATTACTGAAAGAGTAGCTGACATAAAGACTCGTGCTCAAGCCATGAAGTGTCTTTCCACTTTTTGTGAAGCTGTGGGTCCTGGTTTTATTTTTGAGAGG ATGTATAAAATTATGAAGGAGCACAAGAATCCAAAGGTTCTTAGTGAAGGCCTGTTGTGGATGGTTTCCTCAGTGGACGACTTTGGTACTTCTCATATTAAGTTGAAG GATTTAATTGACTTCTGCAAGGATGTTGGATTACAATCTAGTGCAGCTGCAACTAGAAATGCTACAGTTAAACTGATCGGTGTCCTTCATAAGTTTGTTGGTCCAG ATATAAAGGGATTTCTGTCTGATGTTAAACCTGCTCTACTAAGTACTCTTGATGCTGAGTATGAAAAAAACCCGCACGAG GCATCTGCAGTTCCAAAGAAGGTTGTTAAAGTAACTGATTCCACATCATCTGCGGTGACTGGTGGCATGGATGGTCTTCCACGTGAAGATATCAGTGAAAAGATCACCCCTACTTTGTTAAAAGGCTTAGAGAGTTCTGATTGGAAG ATCCGCTTGGAATCTATTGAAAGCGTAACCAAAATTCTGGAAGAGGCGAACAAACGTATTCTGCCTGCTGGAACTG GAGAATTATTTGGAGCTCTAAAAGGGCGTCTACATGACAGTAACAAAAATTTGATTATTGCCACTTTGTCCACTATTGGTGCTCTTGCGACTGCGATGGGACAGCCAGTTGAGAAGTCAAGCAAG GGCATTCTTTCAGATGTCTTGAAGTGTCTTGGCGACAACAAAAAGCATATGCGTGAGTGTACATTGAGTACCTTAGATGCTTGGCTTGGTGCTGCTCATCTTGATAAGATG CTGCCATATGTTACAGCTGTTCTCACAGACGCTAAAGTAGGCGCAGAAGGGCGCAAGGATCTTTTTGATTGGCTAACAAGACAACTTGCTGGATTGGCTGAATTTCCTGATGCAATACAGCTGCTCAAACCCACTGCATCTGCCATGACG GATAAATCAGCAGATGTTCGTAAAGCTGCTGAAGCATGCTTTAATGAAATATTGAGGGTTTGTGGACAAGAAACG GTTTCCAAAAATTTGAGAGATATACAAGGTTCTGCTTTAGCTATTATTAGCGAGCGACTGAAGCCATATGGAGCTTTTCTAG ATAATTATGACTCTGGTAGATCTGTTTCATCAAGCATGACATCCAAAAACAGCCTAAAGACTGCAAAGCCAAATGGTCATGGCGACCGTGCATCTCGGCATGGAAGCAGAAATGCACCTTCA AGAGCTGTTCCTAGCAAGGGGTCCAGGCAAGAATCCATCTCGTCTGTTCAAGACATCAACATTCAGTCACAAGCTCTGATTAGTCTGAAGGATTCAAACAAG GATGACAGAGAAAGAATTATTGTTCGCAGATTCAAATTCGAAGAATTACGTATTGAGCAAATTCAAGATCTTGAG AATGATGTCATGAAATACTTCCGAGAGGATCTGCATCGGAGGCTCTTAAGTGCTGACTTCAAAAAGCAAGTTGATGGCATCGAGATGTTGCAGAAG GCTCTTCCATCCATGGGAAGAGAGGTGATTGAAGTATTAGATATCCTCTTGAAGTGGTTTGTGTTGAGGTTTTGTGAATCCAATACATCATGCTTACTAAAG GTACTTGAATTTCTTCCGGAGCTTCTGGATCTGTTGAGAAATGAGGGCTACACTATGACAGAAGCAGAGGCAACCATCTTTCTCCCTTGCTTGGTTGAGAAG TCTGGGCATAACATTGAAAAAGTTCGAGAAAAAATGCGGGAACTGATGAAGCAAGTCATCCAAACATATTCTGCTGCGAAGACTTTTCCTTATATTTTAGAGGGTTTGCGTTCTAGGAACAACAGAACAAGGATCGAGTCTGCTGACCATGTTGGATTCTTATTAGATAACTATGGAGCTGAG ATAAGTAGCCAGTTAAAATCCTTGCAAATTGTCGCAAGTTTAACTGCTGAACGAGATGGTGACACCCGCAAAGCTGCATTGAATACTTTGGCTATAGGATATAAGATTCTTG GTGATGATATTTGGAGATATGTTGGAAAGCTTACTGAGGCACAAAGAAGTATGTTGGATGATAGATTTAAATGGAAG GCACGAGAGATGGAGAAGAGGAAGGAAGGCAGGCCAGGAGAAGCTAGAGCTGCCCTAAGGCGCTCAGTGCGAGAAAATGT GTCTGATCCAGCTGAGCAAAGCGGGGACTTATCAAGATCCATGGGCATCCCAACTTTCAATCG GGAGAACTATGGCCTTCCTGAAATCCACACAGATAGACTGCCAATGCCGCGGGCTTATTCTGGTGTTGGCCTCACAGACTGGAATGAAGCTTTGGAAATCATAGAATATGGTTCTCCTGAACAG GCTGTTGAAGGGATGAAAGTTGTGTGCCATGAATTGGCACAAGCAACTGCTGACCCCGAGGGGAGCACAATGGATGATATAGTGAAAGATGCTGATAGACTTGTCTCATGCCTGGCAAATAAG GTTGCGAAGACTTTTGACTTCAGCCTCACTGGTGCCTCTTCAAGATCTTGTAAATATGTCCTGAATACTCTGATGCAG ACTTTTCAGAACAAGAGGCTTGCTTATGCAGTTAAGGAGATTACTCTTGATAGTCTCATCACGGAACTTTTGCTATGGCTTTTGGATGATAGGGTTCCACAGATGGATGATGGAAGTCAACTTTTGAGAGCTTTGAATGTTCTGATGTTAAAGATTCTG GATAACGCGGAGCGTACTTCATCATTTGCTGTGCTTATAAATCTTTTAAGACCTCTGGATCCATCAAGATGGCCATCTCCAGCATCAAATGAGTCTCTTGCAATCAGAAACCAGAAGTTCTCCGATTTGGTTGTTAAATGTTTGATAAAGCTTACAAAG GTTTTGCAAAATACCATATATGATGTAGATCTTGATCGTATCCTACAGAGTATCCATGTATATCTGCAAGAACTAGGAATGGATGAAATTCGTAAGAG AGCTGGAGCTGATGACAAACCACTTCGAATGGTTAAAACTGTTCTCCACGAGCTTGTTAAACTGCGTGGCACAGCCATCAAAGGTCATCTTTCCATGGTGCCAATTGATATGCAACCACAACCTATCATTCTTGCCTACATTGATCTAAATCTacag ACACTCGCAGCTGCTAGGATGCTGACACCATCTGGGCCTGTTGGGCAAACTCACTGGAGTGACTCAACTGCCAACAATGCTGCACCGGCTACGCACTCTGCAGATGCTCAGTTGAAG CAAGAACTTGCTGcaatatttaagaaaattggCGACAAGCAGACTTGCTCCATTGGTCTGTACGAGCTTTATCGCATAACACAATTGTATCCTCAG GTTGATATTTTTGCTCAGTTGCAAAATGCTAGTGAGGCATTTCGAACATACATTAGAGATGGTTTGGCCCAG atggagaagaatgcAGCTGAAGGTAGGACTCCTTCGAGCGTACCTCTGTCCACTCCTCCGCCAGCAACACTCAACCTTTCTCCTAGATATGGCGCTGTGCCTCCTGTGAATGCGGACCCGTTAAATGACTCGAGAAACATGAATGCAGGTGGTGAACCCCCAAATTTTTCACTACCGCCATCTTTTGCTGAAGACGATCATCGGCTTGTCAATGCCCAGAAAGCGTCGTACGATCCATCTGGGTTACAACAGAACTTTGACGAGCCCAGAAACGACAGAATGCCAATTGGTG TGTCAAATGGAACCCTAGACGCGATCAGGGAAAGGATGAAGAGCATCCAATTAGCAGCTGGCGGAGTGAATCCAGAATCAAGAAGCCGGCCATTGGTGCAAGTAAATGGGAACGTTAGTGAAGGGCATGGCACTATGCAGGGCGGGATACTACCTATGGACGAGAAAGCGCTATCCGGGCTTCAGGCCCGGATGGAAAGGTTAAAGAGCGGCTCATTCGATTCTATGTAG
- the LOC121773642 gene encoding protein MOR1-like isoform X1, which yields MSEDEKLLKEAKKLPWEDRLAHKNWKVRNDANIDLAAVCDGITDPKDPRLREFGPFFRKAVADSNAPVQEKALDALIAFLKAADADAGRYAKEVCDAIVTKCLTGRPKTVEKAQISFMLWVELEAVEAFLDAMEKGIKNKVAKAVVPAIDVMFQALSEFGSKIIPPKRILKMLPELFDHQDQNVRASSKGLTLELCRWIGKDPVKSILFEKMRDTMKKELEAELGNVTGNAKPTRKIRSEQDKEPEPEAVSEAVGSVPTEESVADAPQEIDEYDLVDPVDILTPLEKSGFWEGVKASKWSERKEAVAELTKLASTKKIAPGDFSEVCRTLKKLITDVNIAVAVEAIQALGNLARGLRTHFSASCRFLLPVLLEKLKEKKPTSTEALTQTLQAMHKSGCLSLTDTVEDVKVAVKNKVPLVRSLTLSWVTFCIETSNKAVILKVHKEYVPICMESLNDGTPDVRDAAFSALAAIAKMVGMRPLEKSLEKLDDVRQKKLSEMIGGSTGDPSTLPNSGVAQSSGGVVTTGASDSSFVKRSAASMLSGKKPIAAAPAATKKAASGKSSTNKKSDGGGQTTKVSKPVEHEDVEPTEMSLEEIESRLGSLIQAETITQLKSAVWKERLEAIVSFKEQVESQTDLDPSVEMLIRLLCVIPGWNEKNVQVQQQVIDIVTHIAATASKFPKKCVVLCLSGITERVADIKTRAQAMKCLSTFCEAVGPGFIFERMYKIMKEHKNPKVLSEGLLWMVSSVDDFGTSHIKLKDLIDFCKDVGLQSSAAATRNATVKLIGVLHKFVGPDIKGFLSDVKPALLSTLDAEYEKNPHEASAVPKKVVKVTDSTSSAVTGGMDGLPREDISEKITPTLLKGLESSDWKIRLESIESVTKILEEANKRILPAGTGELFGALKGRLHDSNKNLIIATLSTIGALATAMGQPVEKSSKGILSDVLKCLGDNKKHMRECTLSTLDAWLGAAHLDKMLPYVTAVLTDAKVGAEGRKDLFDWLTRQLAGLAEFPDAIQLLKPTASAMTDKSADVRKAAEACFNEILRVCGQETVSKNLRDIQGSALAIISERLKPYGAFLDNYDSGRSVSSSMTSKNSLKTAKPNGHGDRASRHGSRNAPSRAVPSKGSRQESISSVQDINIQSQALISLKDSNKDDRERIIVRRFKFEELRIEQIQDLENDVMKYFREDLHRRLLSADFKKQVDGIEMLQKALPSMGREVIEVLDILLKWFVLRFCESNTSCLLKVLEFLPELLDLLRNEGYTMTEAEATIFLPCLVEKSGHNIEKVREKMRELMKQVIQTYSAAKTFPYILEGLRSRNNRTRIESADHVGFLLDNYGAEISSQLKSLQIVASLTAERDGDTRKAALNTLAIGYKILGDDIWRYVGKLTEAQRSMLDDRFKWKAREMEKRKEGRPGEARAALRRSVRENVSDPAEQSGDLSRSMGIPTFNRENYGLPEIHTDRLPMPRAYSGVGLTDWNEALEIIEYGSPEQAVEGMKVVCHELAQATADPEGSTMDDIVKDADRLVSCLANKVAKTFDFSLTGASSRSCKYVLNTLMQTFQNKRLAYAVKEITLDSLITELLLWLLDDRVPQMDDGSQLLRALNVLMLKILDNAERTSSFAVLINLLRPLDPSRWPSPASNESLAIRNQKFSDLVVKCLIKLTKVLQNTIYDVDLDRILQSIHVYLQELGMDEIRKRAGADDKPLRMVKTVLHELVKLRGTAIKGHLSMVPIDMQPQPIILAYIDLNLQTLAAARMLTPSGPVGQTHWSDSTANNAAPATHSADAQLKQELAAIFKKIGDKQTCSIGLYELYRITQLYPQVDIFAQLQNASEAFRTYIRDGLAQMEKNAAEGRTPSSVPLSTPPPATLNLSPRYGAVPPVNADPLNDSRNMNAGGEPPNFSLPPSFAEDDHRLVNAQKASYDPSGLQQNFDEPRNDRMPIGVSNGTLDAIRERMKSIQLAAGGVNPESRSRPLVQVNGNVSEGHGTMQGGILPMDEKALSGLQARMERLKSGSFDSM from the exons ATATGCGAAAGAGGTATGTGATGCAATCGTGACAAAATGTCTGACTGGAAGACCCAAAACGGTGGAGAAGGCACAGATATCATTTATGCTTTGGGTGGAGTTGGAGGCTGTTGAAGCTTTCTTG GATGCTATGGAGAAAGGCATTAAAAATAAAGTTGCCAAAGCTGTTGTACCTGCGATTGATGTCATGTTTCAGGCATTAAG TGAATTTGGGTCAAAGATAATACCGCCAAAAAGAATATTGAAGATGCTTCCTGAACTTTTTGATCATCAAGATCAGAATGTTCGTGCTTCTTCGAAAGGGCTGACACTAGAGCTTTGCCGTTGGATAGGAAAAGATCCTGTCAAGTCAATATTGTTTGAAAAGATGCGAGATACAATG aaaaaagaGTTGGAGGCTGAGCTTGGTAATGTCACTGGAAATGCAAAACCAACCCGCAAAATCAG GTCTGAGCAGGACAAGGAGCCCGAACCAGAAGCTGTTTCTGAGGCTGTGGGTTCTGTACCCACTGAAGAGAGTGTAGCCGATG CTCCTCAAGAGATAGATGAGTATGACCTGGTGGATCCAGTTGATATATTGACGCCTTTGGAGAAGTCTGGATTTTGGGAAGGGGTG AAAGCTTCAAAATGGTCTGAGAGGAAAGAGGCCGTTGCTGAACTAACCAAACTTGCATCCACCAAAAAGATTGCTCCTGGAGATTTTTCAGAAGTATGTCGAACATTAAAGAAG CTTATCACAGATGTAAACATTGCTGTTGCAGTTGAAGCAATTCAAGCACTGGGCAACCTTGCTAGGGGTCTGAGAACCCATTTTTCGGCCAGTTGTCGCTTCTTATTGCCTGTACTACTG GAGAAATTGAAAGAGAAGAAGCCTACTTCAACGGAGGCCCTTACCCAAACTCTTCAGGCAATGCACAAGTCCGGATGCTTGAGTCTAACTGACACTGTTGAAG ATGTGAAGGTGGCAGTGAAAAACAAAGTTCCTCTTGTAAGGTCGTTGACGTTGAGCTGGGTTACATTCTGCATTGAAACCAGTAACAAAGCGGTCATACTTAAGGTTCACAAGGAATATGTTCCCATATGCATGGAG TCCCTTAATGATGGAACACCTGATGTGAGGGATGCAGCTTTCTCAGCTTTGGCAGCTATTGCCAAG ATGGTTGGTATGAGACCTTTGGAGAAGTCTCTAGAAAAGCTGGATGACGTCAGACAAAAGAAGTTATCTGAAATGATTGGGGGGTCGACAGGGGATCCTTCTACTCTTCCAAACTCAG GTGTGGCTCAATCTTCTGGTGGAGTTGTGACCACAGGG GCCTCTGATTCATCATTTGTTAAAAGATCAGCAGCTAGCATGCTTAGTGGAAAGAAGCCTATTGCCGCAGCT CCTGCTGCCACTAAGAAAGCGGCGTCTGGAAAATCTAGTACCAACAAAAAGAGTGATGGAGGAGGACAAACAACAAAAGTTTCTAAGCCTGTGGAGCATGAAGATGTTGAG CCGACAGAAATGAGTTTGGAAGAGATTGAGAGCAGATTAGGATCTCTTATTCAAGCAGAGACAATTACTCAACTAAAAAGTGCCGTGTGGAAAGAGCGGCTTGAAG cTATTGTGTCTTTTAAGGAGCAGGTTGAATCACAAACAGATTTGGATCCATCTGTTGAAATGTTGATCCGTTTACTTTGTGTTATTCCTGGCTGGAATGAGAAAAATGTGCAG GTCCAGCAACAAGTTATAGATATTGTCACTCACATTGCTGCGACAGCATCAAAGTTTCCTAAAAAGTGTGTTGTGCTTTGCCTTTCAG GTATTACTGAAAGAGTAGCTGACATAAAGACTCGTGCTCAAGCCATGAAGTGTCTTTCCACTTTTTGTGAAGCTGTGGGTCCTGGTTTTATTTTTGAGAGG ATGTATAAAATTATGAAGGAGCACAAGAATCCAAAGGTTCTTAGTGAAGGCCTGTTGTGGATGGTTTCCTCAGTGGACGACTTTGGTACTTCTCATATTAAGTTGAAG GATTTAATTGACTTCTGCAAGGATGTTGGATTACAATCTAGTGCAGCTGCAACTAGAAATGCTACAGTTAAACTGATCGGTGTCCTTCATAAGTTTGTTGGTCCAG ATATAAAGGGATTTCTGTCTGATGTTAAACCTGCTCTACTAAGTACTCTTGATGCTGAGTATGAAAAAAACCCGCACGAG GCATCTGCAGTTCCAAAGAAGGTTGTTAAAGTAACTGATTCCACATCATCTGCGGTGACTGGTGGCATGGATGGTCTTCCACGTGAAGATATCAGTGAAAAGATCACCCCTACTTTGTTAAAAGGCTTAGAGAGTTCTGATTGGAAG ATCCGCTTGGAATCTATTGAAAGCGTAACCAAAATTCTGGAAGAGGCGAACAAACGTATTCTGCCTGCTGGAACTG GAGAATTATTTGGAGCTCTAAAAGGGCGTCTACATGACAGTAACAAAAATTTGATTATTGCCACTTTGTCCACTATTGGTGCTCTTGCGACTGCGATGGGACAGCCAGTTGAGAAGTCAAGCAAG GGCATTCTTTCAGATGTCTTGAAGTGTCTTGGCGACAACAAAAAGCATATGCGTGAGTGTACATTGAGTACCTTAGATGCTTGGCTTGGTGCTGCTCATCTTGATAAGATG CTGCCATATGTTACAGCTGTTCTCACAGACGCTAAAGTAGGCGCAGAAGGGCGCAAGGATCTTTTTGATTGGCTAACAAGACAACTTGCTGGATTGGCTGAATTTCCTGATGCAATACAGCTGCTCAAACCCACTGCATCTGCCATGACG GATAAATCAGCAGATGTTCGTAAAGCTGCTGAAGCATGCTTTAATGAAATATTGAGGGTTTGTGGACAAGAAACG GTTTCCAAAAATTTGAGAGATATACAAGGTTCTGCTTTAGCTATTATTAGCGAGCGACTGAAGCCATATGGAGCTTTTCTAG ATAATTATGACTCTGGTAGATCTGTTTCATCAAGCATGACATCCAAAAACAGCCTAAAGACTGCAAAGCCAAATGGTCATGGCGACCGTGCATCTCGGCATGGAAGCAGAAATGCACCTTCA AGAGCTGTTCCTAGCAAGGGGTCCAGGCAAGAATCCATCTCGTCTGTTCAAGACATCAACATTCAGTCACAAGCTCTGATTAGTCTGAAGGATTCAAACAAG GATGACAGAGAAAGAATTATTGTTCGCAGATTCAAATTCGAAGAATTACGTATTGAGCAAATTCAAGATCTTGAG AATGATGTCATGAAATACTTCCGAGAGGATCTGCATCGGAGGCTCTTAAGTGCTGACTTCAAAAAGCAAGTTGATGGCATCGAGATGTTGCAGAAG GCTCTTCCATCCATGGGAAGAGAGGTGATTGAAGTATTAGATATCCTCTTGAAGTGGTTTGTGTTGAGGTTTTGTGAATCCAATACATCATGCTTACTAAAG GTACTTGAATTTCTTCCGGAGCTTCTGGATCTGTTGAGAAATGAGGGCTACACTATGACAGAAGCAGAGGCAACCATCTTTCTCCCTTGCTTGGTTGAGAAG TCTGGGCATAACATTGAAAAAGTTCGAGAAAAAATGCGGGAACTGATGAAGCAAGTCATCCAAACATATTCTGCTGCGAAGACTTTTCCTTATATTTTAGAGGGTTTGCGTTCTAGGAACAACAGAACAAGGATCGAGTCTGCTGACCATGTTGGATTCTTATTAGATAACTATGGAGCTGAG ATAAGTAGCCAGTTAAAATCCTTGCAAATTGTCGCAAGTTTAACTGCTGAACGAGATGGTGACACCCGCAAAGCTGCATTGAATACTTTGGCTATAGGATATAAGATTCTTG GTGATGATATTTGGAGATATGTTGGAAAGCTTACTGAGGCACAAAGAAGTATGTTGGATGATAGATTTAAATGGAAG GCACGAGAGATGGAGAAGAGGAAGGAAGGCAGGCCAGGAGAAGCTAGAGCTGCCCTAAGGCGCTCAGTGCGAGAAAATGT GTCTGATCCAGCTGAGCAAAGCGGGGACTTATCAAGATCCATGGGCATCCCAACTTTCAATCG GGAGAACTATGGCCTTCCTGAAATCCACACAGATAGACTGCCAATGCCGCGGGCTTATTCTGGTGTTGGCCTCACAGACTGGAATGAAGCTTTGGAAATCATAGAATATGGTTCTCCTGAACAG GCTGTTGAAGGGATGAAAGTTGTGTGCCATGAATTGGCACAAGCAACTGCTGACCCCGAGGGGAGCACAATGGATGATATAGTGAAAGATGCTGATAGACTTGTCTCATGCCTGGCAAATAAG GTTGCGAAGACTTTTGACTTCAGCCTCACTGGTGCCTCTTCAAGATCTTGTAAATATGTCCTGAATACTCTGATGCAG ACTTTTCAGAACAAGAGGCTTGCTTATGCAGTTAAGGAGATTACTCTTGATAGTCTCATCACGGAACTTTTGCTATGGCTTTTGGATGATAGGGTTCCACAGATGGATGATGGAAGTCAACTTTTGAGAGCTTTGAATGTTCTGATGTTAAAGATTCTG GATAACGCGGAGCGTACTTCATCATTTGCTGTGCTTATAAATCTTTTAAGACCTCTGGATCCATCAAGATGGCCATCTCCAGCATCAAATGAGTCTCTTGCAATCAGAAACCAGAAGTTCTCCGATTTGGTTGTTAAATGTTTGATAAAGCTTACAAAG GTTTTGCAAAATACCATATATGATGTAGATCTTGATCGTATCCTACAGAGTATCCATGTATATCTGCAAGAACTAGGAATGGATGAAATTCGTAAGAG AGCTGGAGCTGATGACAAACCACTTCGAATGGTTAAAACTGTTCTCCACGAGCTTGTTAAACTGCGTGGCACAGCCATCAAAGGTCATCTTTCCATGGTGCCAATTGATATGCAACCACAACCTATCATTCTTGCCTACATTGATCTAAATCTacag ACACTCGCAGCTGCTAGGATGCTGACACCATCTGGGCCTGTTGGGCAAACTCACTGGAGTGACTCAACTGCCAACAATGCTGCACCGGCTACGCACTCTGCAGATGCTCAGTTGAAG CAAGAACTTGCTGcaatatttaagaaaattggCGACAAGCAGACTTGCTCCATTGGTCTGTACGAGCTTTATCGCATAACACAATTGTATCCTCAG GTTGATATTTTTGCTCAGTTGCAAAATGCTAGTGAGGCATTTCGAACATACATTAGAGATGGTTTGGCCCAG atggagaagaatgcAGCTGAAGGTAGGACTCCTTCGAGCGTACCTCTGTCCACTCCTCCGCCAGCAACACTCAACCTTTCTCCTAGATATGGCGCTGTGCCTCCTGTGAATGCGGACCCGTTAAATGACTCGAGAAACATGAATGCAGGTGGTGAACCCCCAAATTTTTCACTACCGCCATCTTTTGCTGAAGACGATCATCGGCTTGTCAATGCCCAGAAAGCGTCGTACGATCCATCTGGGTTACAACAGAACTTTGACGAGCCCAGAAACGACAGAATGCCAATTGGTG TGTCAAATGGAACCCTAGACGCGATCAGGGAAAGGATGAAGAGCATCCAATTAGCAGCTGGCGGAGTGAATCCAGAATCAAGAAGCCGGCCATTGGTGCAAGTAAATGGGAACGTTAGTGAAGGGCATGGCACTATGCAGGGCGGGATACTACCTATGGACGAGAAAGCGCTATCCGGGCTTCAGGCCCGGATGGAAAGGTTAAAGAGCGGCTCATTCGATTCTATGTAG